A single Phragmites australis chromosome 4, lpPhrAust1.1, whole genome shotgun sequence DNA region contains:
- the LOC133916961 gene encoding aconitate hydratase, cytoplasmic-like — protein sequence MPPITSSLLSRSTTSSSTRISAAAAAAISRPTSDAAPSSSSPPSRPITSPRPNLASPFASGLAGRLFGGHRAAARSVSSAAAVFERRFASAATRNSYDEILTDLRRPGSGEEFGKYYSLPALSDPRIDRLPYSIRILLESAIRNCDDFQVTGKDVEKILDWENSAPKQVEIPFKPARVLLQDFTGVPAVVDLACMRDAMSKLGSDPNKINPLVPVDLVIDHSVQVDVARSQNAVQANMELEFHRNKERFGFLKWGSSAFRNMLVVPPGSGIVHQVNLEYLARVVFNNGGILYPDSVVGTDSHTTMIDGLGVAGWGVGGIEAEAAMLGQPMSMVLPGVVGFKLSGKLRNGVTATDLVLTVTQMLRKHGVVGKFVEFYGQGMSELSLADRATIANMSPEYGATMGFFPVDGKTLDYLKLTGRSDDTVAMVESYLRANKMFVDYNQVEAERVYSSYLELNLEEVEPCLSGPKRPHDRVTLKNMKSDWLSCLDTDVGFKGFAVPKESQGKVAEFSFHGTPAKMKHGDVVIAAITSCTNTSNPNVMLGAALVAKKACELGLEVKPWIKTSLAPGSGVVKKYLDKSGLQKYLDQLGFHIVGYGCTTCIGNSGELDESVSAAISENDIVAAAVLSGNRNFEGRVHPLTRANYLASPPLVVAYALAGTVNIDFEKEPIGTSKDGKEVYFRDIWPSTEEIAEVVKSSVLPDMFKSTYEAITKGNPMWNELSVSTSTLYPWDPSSTYIHEPPYFKDMTMTPPGPRPVKDAYCLLNFGDSITTDHISPAGNIHPDSPAAKYLKERGVEKDFNSYGSRRGNDEIMARGTFANIRLVNKFLKGEVGPKTIHIPSGEKLAVFDAAMKYKNEGHDTIILAGAEYGSGSSRDWAAKGPMLQGVKAVIAKSFERIHRSNLAGMGIIPLCFKAGEDADTLGLTGRERYTIHLPANVSDIKPGQDVSVTTDDGKSFTCTLRFDTEVELAYYDNGGILPYVIRKMVEQ from the exons ATGCCTCCCATCACGAGCTCCCTCCTCtcccgctccaccaccagctccTCAACCCGCATCTCCGCTGCCGCAGCAGCAGCGATCTCCAGGCCCACCTCGGACGCCGCCCCGTCGTCCTCGTCTCCTCCCTCCCGCCCAATCACAAGCCCGCGGCCCAACCTGGCGTCGCCCTTTGCGTCCGGCCTCGCAGGCCGCCTCTTCGGTGgccaccgcgccgccgcccgctccGTCTCGTCCGCGGCCGCCGTCTTCGAGCGCCGGTTCGCCTCCGCGG CGACCAGGAACTCGTACGATGAAATCCTGACGGACCTCAGGAGGCCGGGAAGCGGGGAGGAGTTCGGGAAGTACTACAGCCTGCCTGCGCTCTCCGATCCGCGGATTG ATCGGCTCCCCTACTCTATAAGGATTCTTCTCGAGTCGGCAATCAGAAACTGCGATGACTTTCAGGTCACTGGGAAGGATGTTGAGAAGATCTTGGACTGGGAGAACAGTGCACCAAAGCAAGTTGAAATCCCGTTCAAGCCAGCCCGTGTCCTCCTCCAG GATTTTACTGGTGTCCCGGCTGTTGTTGATCTTGCATGCATGAGGGATGCTATGAGCAAACTTGGCAGCGACCCAAACAAAATTAATCCTCTG GTACCTGTAGACCTTGTTATTGACCATTCAGTACAAGTCGATGTGGCAAGATCACAAAACGCTGTTCAGGCAAATATGGAGCTAGAGTTCCATCGTAACAAGGAGCGGTTTGGGTTCTTGAAATGGGGATCCTCTGCATTCCGCAACATGCTTGTCGTTCCACCTGGATCTGGCATTGTCCACCAG gtgaatcttGAATATCTGGCCAGGGTTGTGTTTAACAATGGTGGGATCCTTTACCCTGACAGCGTTGTAGGGACTGACTCTCACACGACTATGATAGATGGTCTCGGTGTTGCTGGGTGGGGAGTTGGTGGTATAGAGGCGGAAGCTGCAATGCTTGGTCAG CCAATGAGCATGGTCTTGCCAGGTGTTGTCGGCTTCAAGTTATCAGGCAAGCTGAGGAATGGAGTTACAGCCACAGATTTGGTTCTAACAGTAACTCAAATGCTTCGGAAACATGGTGTTGTTGGGAAATTTGTTGAGTTTTATG GGCAAGGTATGAGCGAATTGTCACTTGCTGATCGGGCCACTATTGCAAACATGTCACCAGAATATGGTGCAACTATGGGTTTCTTCCCAGTTGATGGAAAGACATTGGACTACTTAAAGTTGACTGGCAGAAGTGATGATACA GTGGCCATGGTAGAGTCCTACCTGCGTGCCAATAAGATGTTCGTTGACTACAACCAG GTTGAAGCTGAAAGAGTATATTCATCTTATCTAGAACTTAACCTGGAAGAGGTGGAACCATGTCTGTCAGGACCAAAACG GCCTCATGATCGTGTGACATTGAAGAACATGAAGTCAGATTGGCTTTCTTGCTTGGACACCGATGTAGGGTTCAAG GGTTTTGCTGTCCCCAAAGAATCACAGGGCAAAGTTGCAGAATTTTCGTTCCATGGGACTCCTGCAAAGATGAAGCATGGTGATGTTGTAATTGCGGCAATAACTAGTTGCACTAACACATCAAATCCTAATGTAATGCTGGGAGCTGCTTTGGTTGCCAAAAAGGCTTGTGAATTAGGCCTGGAG GTAAAGCCATGGATTAAGACAAGCCTTGCACCTGGTTCTGGAGTTGTGAAGAAGTACTTGGATAAGAG TGGTTTGCAGAAATATCTCGACCAACTCGGCTTCCATATTGTTGGCTATGGTTGCACAACCTGCATTGGAAATTCCGGAGAACTTGATGAATCTGTGTCTGCTGCAATTTCTGAAAATG atattgttgctgctgctgtatTGTCCGGAAACAGGAATTTTGAAGGACGTGTGCATCCATTAACCAGAGCAAATTACCTTGCTTCGCCTCCACTAGTAGTGGCTTATGCCTTGGCTGGCACA GTTAATattgattttgagaaagaaCCAATCGGCACCTCGAAAGATGGGAAAGAGGTTTACTTCAGGGACATTTGGCCTTCCACGGAAGAGATAGCTGAG GTTGTCAAGTCAAGTGTACTCCCTGACATGTTCAAGAGCACATATGAGGCGATCACCAAAGGAAATCCTATGTGGAATGAGCTGTCAGTCTCAACAAGCACTTTGTACCCTTGGGATCCGTCATCCACGTACATACATGAACCTCCTTATTTCAAGGATATGACAATGACCCCTCCTGGCCCACGGCCTGTGAAGGATGCATATTGCCTTCTGAATTTTGGCGACAGTATCACAACTGATCACATCTCCCCTGCCGGAAACATCCACCCAGACAGCCCAGCTGCAAAATATCTAAAGGAACGTGGTGTTGAAAAGGACTTCAACTCATATGGTAGCCGACGAGGAAATGATGAGATCATGGCTAGGGGAACTTTTGCCAACATTCGCCTTGTGAATAAATTCTTGAAGGGTGAGGTTGGACCGAAAACAATCCACATTCCATCTGGAGAGAAGcttgctgtttttgatgctgcTATG AAATACAAGAATGAAGGGCATGATACTATAATCCTGGCTGGTGCCGAGTATGGCAGTGGAAGCTCTCGGGATTGGGCTGCAAAGGGTCCAATGCTGCAG GGAGTAAAGGCTGTGATAGCAAAGAGCTTTGAGAGGATTCACCGTAGCAATCTTGCTGGCATGGGAATCATCCCTCTATGTTTCAAGGCAGGGGAGGATGCAGACACCCTTGGGTTAACAGGCCGTGAGCGCTACACGATCCACCTTCCGGCCAATGTAAGTGACATCAAGCCTGGCCAAGATGTTAGTGTGACAACTGATGATGGGAAGTCATTCACTTGCACACTCAGATTCGACACTGAG GTGGAGCTTGCATATTACGACAATGGTGGCATTCTACCATATGTCATCAGAAAGATGGTGGAACAGTAG
- the LOC133916962 gene encoding pentatricopeptide repeat-containing protein At4g35130, chloroplastic-like: protein MATPLLLPSRAAHASNTCASQHLTAATSKEPPPPSRLGRKRSWEGIPCLGPKSLVLSHAAAGRMDEAVDAFTAVRSPDAFLHNVMIRGFADAGLPGDALAAYRAMLAAGARPDRFTFPIVVKCCARVGGLDEGRAVHAAVIKLGLGDDVYTGNSLVAFYDKLGLVGDAESVFDGMPVRDIVSWNTMVDGYVSNGMGELALACFQEMNDALQVQHDSIGILAALAACCLESALMQGREIHGYVIRHGLEQDVKVGTSLLDMYCKCGEVTSAENVFATMPLRTVVTWNCMIGGYALNERPADAFHCFMQMKAEGFQVEVVTAINFLAACAQTESSLYGRSVHGYVIRRLFLPHVVLETALLEMYGKDGKVESSEKIFGQITDKTLVSWNNMIAAYMYKEMYREAITLFLELLNQPLYPDYFTMSTVVPAFVLLGSLRQCRQMHSCIIRLGYGDNTLIMNAVMHMYARCGDVVASREIFDKMSGKDVISWNTMIIGYAIHGQGKAALEMFNEMKCNGLEPNESTFVSVLTACSVSGLATEGWLQFNLMQQEYGMIPQIEHYGCMTDLLGRAGDLREVLQFIENMPVAPTSRIWGSLLTASRNRNDIDVAEYAAEKIFQLEHDNTGCYVVLSTMYADAGRWEDVERIRSLMKEKGLQRTEARSLVELHGKECSFVNGDMSHPQSETIHELSDILSRKIGETLDDPINHRDSVPYAPGRTVMPNKHSVRLAVAFGLISSKVGTPILVKKNVRVCNNCHYALKLISKYSRRKIVVGDTKIYHVFSDGSCCCGDYW from the coding sequence ATGGCCACGCCGCTCCTTCTCCCGTCCCGCGCCGCCCATGCTTCCAACACCTGCGCCTCCCAACACCTCACCGCGGCCACCTCCAAGGAGCCTCCGCCCCCGTCCCGGCTCGGGCGCAAGCGCAGCTGGGAAGGGATCCCCTGCCTCGGCCCCAAGTCCCTTGTCCTCTCCCACGCCGCGGCGGGCCGCATGGACGAGGCCGTGGACGCCTTCACGGCCGTCAGGAGCCCCGACGCTTTCCTTCACAACGTCATGATCCGCGGCTTCGCCGACGCGGGCCTCCCGGGTGACGCGCTCGCGGCCTACCGCGCCATGCTGGCGGCCGGCGCGCGCCCCGACCGCTTCACCTTTCCCATCGTCGTCAAGTGCTGCGCGCGCGTCGGCGGCCTCGACGAGGGCCGCGCGGTGCACGCCGCGGTGATCAAACTCGGTCTGGGGGACGACGTGTACACGGGCAACTCGCTCGTCGCGTTCTATGACAAACTCGGCCTCGTCGGGGACGCCGAGAGTGTGTTCGACGGAATGCCAGTGCGTGACATCGTCTCGTGGAACACGATGGTGGATGGTTACGTGTCGAACGGAATGGGGGAATTGGCACTGGCATGCTTCCAGGAGATGAACGATGCGCTACAAGTGCAGCATGACAGTATTGGGATATTAGCTGCTCTTGCGGCTTGCTGCTTGGAGTCAGCATTGATGCAGGGGCGGGAGATCCATGGATATGTCATCAGACACGGGCTGGAGCAGGATGTCAAGGTGGGGACTTCTCTTCTTGACATGTATTGCAAATGTGGTGAAGTTACGTCTGCCGAGAATGTGTTTGCAACAATGCCATTGAGGACCGTGGTGACATGGAATTGTATGATAGGTGGGTATGCGCTGAATGAACGGCCTGCAGATGCATTTCATTGCTTCATGCAAATGAAAGCCGAGGGCTTCCAGGTGGAAGTGGTCACCGCTATCAATTTTTTGGCCGCCTGTGCTCAAACTGAAAGCTCACTGTATGGAAGGAGCGTTCATGGTTATGTAATTCGAAGACTGTTTCTTCCTCACGTGGTGCTTGAGACTGCTCTTCTAGAGATGTATGGCAAAGATGGCAAAGTGGAGTCATCTGAAAAGATTTTTGGTCAGATAACAGACAAAACTCTTGTATCATGGAATAATATGATTGCTGCCTACATGTACAAGGAAATGTATAGGGAAGCCATCACATTGTTCCTGGAGTTACTCAATCAACCTCTCTATCCTGATTATTTCACCATGTCGACAGTAGTACCAGCATTTGTCTTGCTGGGGTCACTGAGACAATGCAGGCAAATGCACAGCTGCATTATCAGGTTAGGCTATGGAGATAACACTCTCATTATGAACGCAgttatgcatatgtatgcaagGTGTGGCGATGTTGTGGCCTCAAGGGAGATCTTTGACAAAATGTCAGGCAAGGATGTAATCTCCTGGAACACGATGATTATAGGATATGCAATTCACGGACAGGGAAAGGCTGCACTGGAAATGTTCAATGAGATGAAATGTAATGGTTTAGAACCAAATGAGAGTACCTTTGTCTCTGTGTTGACTGCTTGCAGTGTTTCAGGCTTGGCAACAGAAGGCTGGTTGCAGTTCAACTTAATGCAACAAGAGTATGGTATGATTCCACAGATTGAGCACTATGGATGCATGACTGATCTTCTGGGTCGGGCAGGTGACCTTAGAGAGGTGTTGCAGTTTATTGAAAACATGCCAGTAGCTCCAACATCCAGGATTTGGGGTTCCTTACTAACTGCAAGCAGGAACAGGAATGATATAGATGTAGCAGAATATGCAGCGGAGAAGATATTCCAACTGGAACATGACAACACTGGCTGCTATGTTGTTCTGTCCACCATGTATGCTGATGCTGGGAGGTGGGAGGATGTGGAGAGGATAAGATCTCTGATGAAGGAGAAGGGGTTGCAAAGAACGGAAGCAAGAAGCCTTGTTGAGCTTCATGGCAAGGAGTGCAGTTTTGTCAATGGGGACATGTCTCACCCTCAGAGCGAGACAATTCATGAATTGTCTGATATTCTATCAAGAAAGATTGGAGAAACTTTAGATGACCCAATTAATCACCGTGATTCGGTTCCTTATGCACCAGGGAGAACAGTAATGCCTAATAAGCATAGTGTAAGGCTGGCTGTTGCTTTTGGTTTGATATCATCTAAGGTTGGAACCCCTATTCTTGTTAAGAAGAATGTGCGTGTATGCAACAACTGTCATTATGCACTCAAGTTGATATCAAAATATTCGAGACGGAAGATTGTCGTTGGCGACACAAAAATCTATCACGTATTTTCAGATGGCTCTTGTTGCTGTGGTGACTACTGGTGA